A window from Lachnoanaerobaculum umeaense encodes these proteins:
- the grpE gene encoding nucleotide exchange factor GrpE: MKEKDLKREHDENKKVTEGEELEEPVVETEETPEEAAAKAAAMEAEVEEAFGDENIEKADKKDIVIADLTDRLKRSMAEFDNFRKRSEKEKATMFDMGARSVAEKLLPIVDNFERAMTATPAEGEGRAFADGIAMIYNQMTKTFEDLGVKPIDCVGKEFDPNLHNAVMHIEDENLGENIVAEELLKGYMYKDGVLRHSMVKVAN, encoded by the coding sequence GTGAAAGAAAAAGATTTAAAAAGAGAACATGATGAGAACAAAAAAGTTACAGAAGGCGAAGAATTAGAAGAGCCTGTTGTCGAGACCGAGGAAACACCTGAGGAGGCAGCGGCAAAGGCGGCAGCTATGGAAGCCGAAGTAGAAGAAGCTTTTGGTGATGAAAACATTGAAAAGGCTGATAAAAAGGACATTGTCATTGCAGATTTGACAGACAGACTTAAAAGAAGCATGGCGGAGTTTGATAATTTCAGAAAGAGAAGTGAAAAAGAAAAAGCTACCATGTTTGATATGGGAGCAAGAAGTGTGGCTGAAAAACTTTTGCCGATAGTTGACAATTTTGAAAGGGCAATGACTGCAACACCTGCAGAGGGTGAAGGCAGAGCTTTTGCTGATGGAATAGCAATGATATACAATCAAATGACAAAGACTTTTGAAGATTTGGGAGTTAAGCCGATTGATTGCGTAGGGAAAGAGTTTGATCCTAACTTACACAATGCAGTTATGCATATAGAAGATGAGAATTTAGGCGAAAATATTGTTGCAGAGGAACTTTTAAAAGGATATATGTACAAGGACGGTGTTCTTAGACATAGTATGGTAAAGGTTGCAAATTAA
- the dnaK gene encoding molecular chaperone DnaK, which produces MGKIIGIDLGTTNSCVAVMEGGKPVVIPNSEGSRTTPSVVAFTKTGERLIGEPAKRQAVTNADRTISSIKRHMGTDYKVTIDGKSYTPQEISAMILQKLKADAESYLGEKVTEAVITVPAYFNDAQRQATKDAGKIAGLDVKRIINEPTAAALAYGLDNDAEQKIMVYDLGGGTFDVSIIEIGDGVIEVLATNGDTHLGGDDFDNKITDWLVSEFKKAEGVDLSADKMALQRLREAAEKAKKELSTATTTNINLPFITATAEGPKHLDMTLTRAKFDELTLDLIERTAIPVQNALKDAGITASDLGKVLLVGGSTRMINAQEKVKALTGMEPSKSINPDEGVAIGAGIQGGKLSGEGGAGDVLLLDVTPLSLSIETMGGVATKLIERNTTIPTKKSQVFSTAADNQEAVDIHVVQGERQFARDNKTLGQFRLDGILPARRGVPQIEVTFDIDANGIVNVSAKDLGTGKEQHITITAGSNMSDSDIEKAVKEAAEFEAQDKKRKEGIDARNEADSIVFQTENALKEVGDNLDANDKAAVEADLATLKEAINRAPIDAMTDDQINDIKAGKEKLMESAQKLFAKVYEQAGAAQNTGAAGADTAGAQETATSSDDDVIDGDFKEV; this is translated from the coding sequence ATGGGTAAGATTATTGGTATAGATTTAGGTACAACAAATAGCTGTGTAGCAGTTATGGAGGGTGGAAAGCCTGTAGTTATTCCAAATTCGGAAGGTTCAAGAACAACACCTTCAGTTGTAGCGTTCACAAAGACAGGTGAGAGACTTATAGGTGAGCCTGCAAAGCGTCAGGCAGTTACAAATGCAGACAGAACAATCTCTTCAATCAAGAGACATATGGGTACAGATTATAAGGTAACAATAGACGGTAAGTCATACACACCACAGGAGATATCAGCTATGATTCTTCAGAAGTTGAAAGCTGATGCAGAGAGCTATCTGGGTGAGAAGGTTACAGAGGCTGTTATCACTGTTCCTGCATATTTCAACGATGCACAGCGTCAGGCTACAAAGGATGCAGGTAAGATTGCAGGTCTTGATGTAAAGAGAATTATCAATGAGCCTACAGCCGCAGCTCTTGCTTACGGTCTTGACAATGATGCTGAGCAAAAGATTATGGTATATGACCTTGGTGGCGGTACATTCGACGTTTCAATAATTGAAATCGGTGACGGAGTTATAGAGGTTTTGGCTACAAATGGTGATACACATCTTGGTGGTGACGACTTTGACAATAAGATTACAGATTGGCTTGTAAGTGAGTTTAAGAAGGCAGAGGGTGTGGATCTTTCAGCAGACAAGATGGCACTTCAAAGACTTAGAGAAGCTGCAGAGAAGGCTAAAAAAGAGCTTTCAACAGCAACAACAACAAATATCAATTTGCCATTTATAACTGCAACCGCAGAGGGGCCAAAGCATCTTGATATGACTCTTACAAGAGCTAAGTTTGATGAGCTTACACTTGACCTTATTGAAAGAACAGCTATTCCTGTACAGAATGCTCTTAAGGATGCAGGTATTACAGCAAGCGATCTTGGAAAGGTATTACTTGTAGGTGGATCTACAAGAATGATCAATGCACAGGAGAAGGTAAAAGCTCTTACAGGTATGGAGCCTTCAAAGAGCATCAACCCTGATGAGGGTGTTGCAATCGGTGCAGGTATTCAGGGCGGTAAGCTTTCAGGAGAAGGCGGTGCAGGAGATGTATTGCTTCTTGATGTTACTCCTCTTTCACTTTCAATCGAGACAATGGGTGGTGTAGCTACAAAACTTATCGAAAGAAATACTACAATTCCTACAAAGAAGAGCCAGGTGTTCTCTACAGCCGCAGACAATCAGGAAGCTGTTGACATCCATGTAGTACAGGGTGAGAGACAGTTTGCAAGAGATAACAAGACTTTAGGACAGTTCAGACTTGACGGTATTTTACCTGCAAGAAGAGGTGTTCCACAGATAGAGGTTACATTTGATATTGATGCAAACGGTATCGTTAATGTATCTGCAAAGGATCTTGGAACAGGTAAGGAGCAGCATATCACAATTACAGCAGGTTCAAACATGTCAGACAGTGATATAGAGAAGGCTGTAAAGGAAGCTGCTGAGTTTGAGGCACAGGATAAGAAGAGAAAAGAAGGCATTGATGCAAGAAATGAAGCTGACTCTATAGTATTCCAGACTGAGAATGCATTAAAAGAGGTTGGTGATAATCTTGATGCAAATGATAAGGCAGCAGTCGAAGCAGATCTTGCCACATTAAAGGAGGCTATCAATAGAGCACCTATCGATGCTATGACAGATGATCAGATAAATGATATCAAGGCGGGCAAAGAGAAGCTTATGGAAAGTGCTCAGAAGCTTTTTGCAAAGGTATATGAGCAGGCAGGTGCAGCACAGAATACAGGTGCAGCAGGTGCTGACACAGCAGGAGCACAAGAAACTGCTACATCTTCAGATGATGATGTAATTGATGGTGATTTTAAAGAGGTATAA
- the rfbC gene encoding dTDP-4-dehydrorhamnose 3,5-epimerase, whose product MGKITLERCEIEGLCVITPTVFKDDRGYFVETYNQNDFKEAGLDMVFVQDNQSKSSKGVLRGLHFQKEHPQGKLVRVLSGEVYDVAVDLRKNSKTFGKYFGVLLSDENKKQFYIPEGFAHGFVVLSDEAVFAYKCTDFYHPNDEGGLIYNDPDIGIDWPIEGINLIMSEKDTKWKGLKETFKFD is encoded by the coding sequence ATGGGAAAAATCACATTAGAGAGATGCGAAATAGAGGGGTTATGTGTAATTACTCCTACAGTGTTTAAAGATGATAGAGGATATTTTGTAGAAACATATAATCAGAATGATTTCAAAGAGGCAGGACTTGATATGGTTTTTGTACAGGACAATCAGTCAAAGTCATCTAAAGGAGTACTTCGTGGATTACATTTCCAAAAGGAGCATCCACAGGGAAAGCTTGTAAGAGTATTAAGTGGTGAAGTATATGATGTGGCAGTGGATCTGAGAAAGAACTCAAAGACATTTGGAAAGTACTTTGGTGTACTTCTTTCTGATGAGAACAAGAAGCAATTCTATATACCGGAAGGTTTTGCACATGGTTTTGTGGTACTTTCAGATGAGGCGGTATTTGCATACAAATGTACAGACTTCTATCATCCAAATGATGAGGGTGGTCTTATATACAATGACCCTGATATAGGCATTGACTGGCCTATAGAGGGAATTAATCTGATAATGTCTGAGAAGGATACAAAGTGGAAAGGTCTTAAAGAAACATTTAAGTTTGATTGA
- a CDS encoding ABC transporter ATP-binding protein yields the protein MQSNLAINVCDVTKIYRLYDKPIDRLKESISLTHKKYHKEFFALDKISFCVEKGSTVGIIGTNGSGKSTILKIITGVLNPTTGSVEVDGNISALLELGAGFNMDYTGIENIYMNGTMMGFSREQMEAKLPEILEFADIGDFVYQPVKTYSSGMFVRLAFALAINVEPEILIVDEALSVGDVFFQAKCYRRMEEIRKTGTTILMVTHDMGSVIKYCDKVILLNKGEFLAEGPAGEMVDLYKKILAGRMDDLEADLAKRLDSNFSDMMELNNDINKTHAKEYNGLMKEKISINPNKTEYGDGRAEIYDLGLLDSKGELTNLLLKGEEFTIREKIRFNANIESPIFTFTIKDKKGTELSGTNTMFEGVPVKPVKPGDEAVVEFKQKMTLQGGEYLLSMSCTGFEDGTHVVYHRLYDVTFITVISNKNTVGVYDMESKVKLTQKSN from the coding sequence ATGCAGAGCAATTTAGCAATAAATGTCTGTGATGTTACCAAGATCTACAGACTATATGATAAGCCTATAGACAGGTTAAAGGAGAGTATTTCCCTTACACATAAAAAATATCATAAGGAATTTTTTGCCTTGGATAAAATATCCTTTTGTGTAGAAAAGGGTTCTACGGTGGGAATTATAGGAACAAACGGCTCAGGAAAGTCAACGATATTAAAAATCATAACCGGAGTATTAAATCCCACTACAGGAAGTGTGGAAGTTGACGGAAACATTTCCGCACTTTTAGAGCTTGGTGCGGGCTTTAATATGGACTATACCGGCATTGAAAATATATATATGAACGGAACTATGATGGGCTTTAGCAGAGAGCAGATGGAGGCAAAGCTTCCTGAGATCTTAGAGTTTGCTGATATAGGTGACTTTGTGTATCAGCCTGTAAAAACCTATTCATCAGGTATGTTTGTAAGACTTGCTTTTGCACTTGCAATAAACGTAGAGCCTGAGATTTTGATAGTGGATGAGGCACTTTCAGTAGGAGACGTTTTTTTCCAGGCCAAATGCTACAGAAGAATGGAAGAGATAAGAAAGACCGGTACTACCATATTGATGGTAACCCATGATATGGGAAGTGTAATAAAGTACTGTGACAAGGTAATACTTTTAAACAAGGGAGAGTTTTTGGCGGAAGGTCCTGCAGGAGAAATGGTGGATTTATACAAGAAGATCTTAGCAGGCAGAATGGACGATCTGGAAGCTGATCTTGCAAAGAGGCTGGACAGTAATTTTTCAGATATGATGGAATTAAACAATGATATAAATAAGACACATGCAAAAGAATATAATGGTCTTATGAAGGAAAAGATTTCCATCAATCCGAATAAAACAGAGTATGGTGACGGTAGGGCTGAGATATACGATTTGGGACTTTTAGATTCTAAGGGAGAGCTTACCAATCTTTTGCTGAAAGGAGAAGAGTTTACCATCAGAGAAAAGATAAGGTTTAATGCAAATATAGAATCTCCTATATTTACATTCACTATTAAAGATAAAAAAGGAACAGAACTTAGTGGTACCAATACAATGTTTGAAGGTGTACCTGTAAAGCCTGTAAAGCCGGGTGATGAAGCAGTTGTGGAATTCAAGCAGAAAATGACATTACAGGGTGGAGAGTATCTTCTAAGTATGAGTTGTACCGGATTCGAAGATGGTACACATGTTGTATATCACAGACTCTATGATGTTACATTCATAACAGTTATTTCAAATAAGAATACTGTGGGTGTTTATGATATGGAATCAAAGGTAAAACTTACTCAAAAAAGTAATTAA
- a CDS encoding ABC transporter permease → MNIISLIREILKSRAIIWDLAKADFKKRFVGSYFGIAWMFVQPVVTVLIYFLIFQMGFKSTPPVPGVPYVVWLVPGIVPWFFFAETLNLGTNVLSEYNYLVKKVVFNVSILPVIKVISCLIVHGIFVVIMITMTLAFGRLPMVSWIGIVYYSFCLSIFALAIIYITCAINVFFKDMAQIVGIALQFGMWMTPIMWDPTMFSYFPAKVEKIMKLNPVYYIVVGYRDSILRGDFFFERPGLTVYFWVVTVILLLIGLRMFNKLRPHFSDVL, encoded by the coding sequence ATGAATATAATATCGCTTATACGAGAAATATTAAAATCAAGAGCAATCATATGGGATTTGGCAAAGGCTGATTTTAAGAAACGCTTTGTTGGGTCCTATTTTGGTATTGCATGGATGTTTGTTCAGCCGGTAGTTACTGTACTTATATATTTCCTAATCTTTCAAATGGGATTTAAGAGTACACCGCCTGTACCGGGAGTTCCCTATGTAGTATGGCTGGTTCCGGGTATTGTACCATGGTTTTTCTTTGCTGAGACTCTAAATTTGGGAACGAATGTACTTTCAGAATATAATTACCTTGTAAAAAAAGTAGTGTTTAATGTATCCATATTGCCTGTTATCAAGGTGATTTCCTGCCTTATAGTACATGGGATCTTTGTAGTGATAATGATAACCATGACTTTAGCATTTGGTAGATTACCTATGGTAAGTTGGATTGGAATAGTGTATTACAGCTTCTGTTTGTCAATATTTGCACTTGCAATAATATATATAACCTGTGCAATCAATGTATTTTTTAAGGATATGGCACAGATAGTGGGAATTGCATTACAGTTTGGAATGTGGATGACACCTATAATGTGGGATCCAACAATGTTCTCATATTTCCCGGCAAAGGTTGAAAAGATAATGAAATTAAATCCTGTATATTATATTGTGGTTGGATATAGAGACAGCATACTCAGAGGAGATTTTTTCTTTGAGAGACCGGGACTAACAGTATATTTTTGGGTGGTTACTGTAATATTGTTACTTATCGGACTTAGAATGTTTAATAAGTTAAGACCACATTTTTCAGATGTATTATAA
- the dnaJ gene encoding molecular chaperone DnaJ, translating into MAESKRDYYEVLGVDKNADDSAIKKAYRLLAKKYHPDSNPDNPEAEKKFKEASEAYSVLSDPDKRRQYDQFGHAAFDGGAGAGAGGGGFGGFSGFDFGGEDIFGDLFGGMFGGGGSRATRTGPMKGANVRASVRLTFEEGVFGCKKEIKVNFKEECATCHGSGAKAGTSPTTCPKCNGKGQVIYSQQTLFGTMQNVKTCPECNGTGKIIKDKCPDCNGKAYIQKKKSFEVDIPAGIDNGMSIRMAGGGEPGINGGPRGDLLVEAIVSPHPIFKRQETNIFSTVPISFAKAALGGSIRVKTVDGEVEVAVKAGTQTDTRIRLKGKGVPFLRNKNTRGDHYITLVVSVPTKLSKEQKEALEAFDAAMNK; encoded by the coding sequence ATGGCAGAGAGTAAAAGAGATTACTATGAAGTACTTGGCGTTGATAAAAATGCTGATGACTCTGCAATAAAAAAGGCGTACAGATTGCTGGCTAAAAAGTATCATCCAGATTCAAATCCTGATAATCCTGAAGCTGAGAAAAAGTTTAAGGAAGCTAGTGAAGCCTATTCAGTACTAAGTGACCCTGACAAAAGAAGACAGTATGACCAGTTTGGTCATGCTGCCTTTGATGGTGGTGCAGGTGCAGGTGCCGGAGGCGGAGGATTCGGAGGCTTTTCCGGATTTGATTTTGGCGGTGAGGATATCTTTGGAGATCTCTTTGGAGGTATGTTTGGCGGCGGCGGAAGCAGAGCCACAAGAACAGGTCCGATGAAGGGAGCAAATGTCAGAGCATCAGTGAGACTTACATTTGAAGAAGGGGTTTTTGGATGTAAGAAGGAAATCAAAGTAAACTTCAAGGAAGAATGTGCGACATGCCATGGTTCGGGAGCTAAAGCAGGAACTTCACCTACCACTTGTCCAAAATGTAATGGCAAGGGTCAGGTAATATATTCACAGCAGACTCTGTTTGGCACTATGCAGAATGTAAAGACCTGTCCTGAATGTAACGGTACAGGAAAGATCATTAAGGATAAATGTCCAGATTGTAATGGTAAGGCATATATTCAAAAGAAAAAGAGTTTTGAGGTTGATATACCTGCAGGTATAGATAATGGTATGTCTATAAGAATGGCAGGAGGTGGAGAGCCGGGAATAAACGGCGGTCCAAGAGGGGACCTGCTTGTAGAGGCTATAGTAAGTCCACATCCTATATTTAAACGCCAAGAAACTAATATTTTTTCTACAGTGCCTATAAGCTTTGCAAAGGCAGCACTGGGTGGAAGTATCAGAGTAAAGACTGTAGATGGAGAAGTGGAAGTAGCTGTAAAGGCAGGAACACAGACAGATACAAGAATAAGGCTAAAGGGTAAGGGAGTACCTTTCCTTAGAAATAAAAATACTAGAGGTGACCACTATATAACATTGGTGGTTTCAGTACCTACAAAGCTTTCAAAAGAACAAAAGGAAGCACTGGAAGCATTTGATGCAGCAATGAATAAATAA
- a CDS encoding glycosyltransferase has protein sequence MSLLELSKKYGKDEYSLLKENPSLENLSFFSSLSLGNTEWIDIKGKTLFLGSQIAILDDLCNKSKVYIYEDDAERLGSVQAVFDIDIEYISDFDSINLNEFDTVIAYGSEKVSKLIRKEKPNTKLVLIFDNKYGMNYFEEEFGDKEKEALSVKAVREWIGEHSTYYPYPNYRYVYKLFSDKEMPGAGELSQIKAYDYPRFALKDIGERFSQAAKTGDFDSFANSYIIVAGGSEENVYIKYNRTRLPKYQIKTEIRIKDDKKYVVKSALKRESIPHILGMYDGKKRIKNDSVTVLEGTFKNAGEMNFPFVNGKSLSRLCEDYIEKDINGFIEGVKEYLKKIVDEDALNLDAIFDNFIFDGEKFIAIDCEWIFDESMDFIKDRELFIKYRALHIFYQNNADKIQNNFSLTETDFMARFGIDDIDGMDFIERSFQDYIHGDYQEVYLDNYFVETISHETLNEGLEALAELPHAKNKIIELSEINKDRELIVKELTRLRTLTDNHVNNLGIIIDNLRHENEELSKTLNVYNSNLSIPFRIRRKLSTIYNRKYPKGSVERKKLNYRLMSIFHPIKYFKLTHSEQGRNLIEGEFKIGDLYREKGKLNFPYVENPKVSIIIPVYNQIHYTYACLVSLLENTQGYDYEIIIADDVSTDATKEIDNFVSGLVIARNVTNQGFLKNCNNAAKKARGEYIFFLNNDTTVEKDWLSPLIKLLESDKGIGMVGSKLIYPDGRLQEAGGIIWSDGSGWNYGRCDDPNKPEYNYVRDVDYISGAAIMLSRKLWEDIGGFDERYAPAYCEDSDLAFEVRKRGLRVVYQPLSVVVHFEGVSNGTDVNGTGLKRYQVENNKKLQEKWSEEFKNQYDNVGVPNGFRARERSMGKKVILFVDHYVPTFDKDAGSKTTFQYIKMFIERGYVVKFLPDNFAKSEPYTGILEQMGVEVLYGNEMRTNIFEWIESNQANIDIAYLNRPHIATKYIDFIKEKTDIKIIYYGHDLHFLRERREYELTGDVERKNASSYWKSMELDLMRKASISYYPSNVEVDYIHTFDKKINAKAITAYVFEKFGNIDYNPDIREGVLFVGGFSHPPNADALKYFLDNMWDEIYAQIKVPFYIVGSNATDEIKALHNEAKGIIFKGFVSEEELKELYEKVRLVVVPLRYGAGVKGKVIEALYYNDPVITTGVGAEGIDNSYNQMLVADEPGDFVNKCVTLYNDKEALKNMSKAADDYVKNKHSIEAVWDIIREDF, from the coding sequence ATGAGTCTTTTAGAACTTTCAAAAAAGTATGGAAAAGATGAATATAGCCTTTTGAAAGAAAATCCTAGTTTAGAAAATCTATCTTTCTTTTCATCACTATCTCTTGGAAATACAGAATGGATAGATATAAAGGGAAAGACATTATTTTTAGGTAGTCAAATAGCTATATTGGATGATTTATGTAATAAATCAAAGGTTTATATTTATGAAGACGATGCGGAAAGACTTGGAAGTGTACAGGCTGTTTTTGACATTGATATAGAATATATATCCGATTTTGATAGCATAAATCTTAATGAGTTTGATACCGTTATTGCCTATGGTAGTGAGAAGGTGTCTAAGTTAATACGAAAAGAAAAGCCAAATACAAAGCTGGTTTTGATATTTGATAATAAATATGGAATGAACTACTTTGAAGAAGAGTTTGGAGACAAAGAAAAAGAAGCTTTAAGTGTAAAAGCTGTAAGAGAGTGGATCGGTGAGCATTCCACATATTATCCATATCCTAACTATAGATATGTATATAAACTCTTCTCAGATAAGGAGATGCCGGGAGCAGGTGAGCTTTCACAGATAAAGGCATATGATTACCCCAGGTTCGCCCTTAAAGATATCGGAGAAAGGTTTTCTCAGGCTGCAAAAACAGGAGATTTTGACAGCTTTGCAAACTCATATATTATAGTTGCCGGTGGGAGTGAGGAGAATGTCTATATCAAATATAACAGAACCAGACTTCCAAAGTATCAGATAAAGACGGAAATAAGAATTAAAGATGATAAAAAGTACGTTGTAAAGTCTGCTTTAAAGAGAGAAAGTATTCCGCATATTTTGGGTATGTATGATGGTAAAAAGCGTATAAAAAACGACAGTGTGACAGTTCTTGAAGGAACTTTTAAAAATGCCGGAGAAATGAACTTTCCTTTTGTAAATGGAAAGTCTTTAAGCAGGCTTTGTGAAGATTACATTGAAAAAGATATTAATGGGTTTATAGAAGGTGTTAAAGAGTATCTTAAAAAGATAGTGGATGAGGATGCTCTTAATCTGGATGCTATATTTGATAATTTTATATTTGATGGAGAGAAGTTTATTGCAATAGATTGTGAGTGGATATTTGACGAGTCAATGGATTTTATAAAGGACAGAGAGCTATTTATAAAATACCGTGCATTACATATTTTCTATCAAAATAATGCAGATAAGATTCAGAATAATTTTAGTTTAACTGAAACTGATTTTATGGCAAGGTTCGGTATAGATGATATTGACGGAATGGACTTTATCGAAAGAAGCTTCCAAGATTATATACATGGAGATTATCAGGAAGTTTATCTTGACAATTACTTTGTAGAGACTATAAGTCATGAAACTTTAAATGAGGGATTGGAAGCACTTGCCGAATTGCCACATGCAAAGAATAAGATTATAGAACTTTCTGAGATAAATAAGGATAGAGAACTGATAGTTAAAGAACTGACTAGACTTAGAACTCTTACAGATAATCATGTAAATAATCTGGGTATAATAATAGATAATTTAAGACATGAGAATGAAGAGCTTTCAAAGACCTTGAATGTTTACAATAGTAATCTTTCTATTCCTTTTAGGATCAGAAGAAAGCTAAGCACTATATACAACAGAAAATACCCAAAAGGAAGTGTGGAAAGAAAGAAGTTAAATTACAGGCTTATGAGTATTTTCCATCCTATAAAGTATTTTAAGCTTACTCATTCAGAACAGGGAAGAAACCTTATAGAGGGAGAGTTTAAGATAGGTGATCTATACAGAGAAAAGGGAAAGCTAAACTTCCCATATGTAGAAAACCCAAAGGTAAGCATTATTATACCTGTATACAATCAGATACATTATACCTATGCCTGTCTGGTATCTCTTTTAGAAAACACTCAGGGGTATGATTATGAGATAATTATTGCGGATGATGTGTCCACGGATGCTACAAAGGAAATAGATAATTTTGTAAGCGGACTTGTGATTGCAAGAAATGTGACAAATCAGGGATTTTTAAAGAATTGTAATAATGCAGCCAAAAAGGCAAGAGGCGAGTACATATTCTTTTTAAATAATGATACAACCGTAGAAAAGGATTGGCTGTCGCCACTTATAAAATTACTGGAGTCTGATAAGGGTATAGGAATGGTAGGCTCAAAACTTATATATCCTGACGGCAGACTGCAAGAAGCAGGTGGTATTATATGGAGTGATGGAAGTGGCTGGAACTATGGAAGATGTGATGATCCAAACAAGCCTGAGTACAATTATGTGAGAGATGTGGATTATATATCAGGTGCGGCGATAATGCTTAGTCGAAAGCTTTGGGAAGATATTGGAGGCTTTGATGAGAGATATGCACCTGCATACTGTGAGGATTCAGACCTTGCTTTTGAAGTGAGAAAAAGAGGCTTGAGAGTGGTATATCAGCCGCTCAGTGTGGTAGTTCATTTTGAGGGTGTATCAAATGGTACGGATGTGAATGGTACAGGACTTAAGAGATATCAGGTAGAGAACAACAAAAAGCTTCAGGAAAAATGGAGTGAGGAGTTCAAAAACCAGTACGACAATGTTGGAGTACCAAATGGCTTCAGAGCCAGAGAAAGAAGCATGGGCAAAAAGGTTATTTTATTTGTAGATCACTATGTTCCGACCTTTGATAAGGATGCCGGATCAAAGACTACTTTCCAGTATATAAAGATGTTTATAGAAAGAGGATATGTAGTTAAGTTCCTTCCTGATAACTTTGCTAAATCAGAGCCATATACAGGAATTCTGGAGCAGATGGGTGTAGAGGTATTATATGGCAATGAGATGAGAACAAATATATTTGAATGGATTGAAAGCAATCAGGCAAATATTGATATCGCATATCTTAATAGACCACATATCGCCACCAAGTATATTGATTTTATCAAAGAAAAAACTGATATAAAAATAATATACTATGGTCACGATCTGCACTTCCTGCGTGAAAGAAGAGAGTATGAACTTACCGGAGATGTTGAAAGAAAAAATGCAAGTTCATATTGGAAGAGTATGGAGCTTGATCTTATGAGAAAGGCAAGTATAAGCTACTATCCTTCAAATGTGGAGGTAGACTATATACATACCTTTGACAAGAAGATAAATGCAAAAGCGATAACAGCCTATGTTTTTGAAAAGTTTGGCAATATTGACTACAATCCCGATATCAGAGAGGGTGTACTGTTTGTGGGAGGGTTTTCACATCCTCCAAATGCAGATGCGCTGAAGTATTTCCTTGATAATATGTGGGATGAAATCTATGCACAGATAAAAGTACCTTTTTATATAGTCGGTTCAAATGCTACGGATGAGATAAAGGCTCTTCACAATGAAGCCAAAGGAATTATATTTAAAGGTTTTGTAAGTGAAGAAGAGCTGAAAGAATTGTATGAGAAGGTAAGACTTGTTGTAGTACCTCTAAGATACGGAGCAGGAGTAAAGGGCAAGGTAATAGAGGCTCTATATTACAATGATCCTGTAATAACCACAGGTGTTGGAGCAGAGGGTATAGACAACTCATATAATCAAATGCTTGTCGCAGATGAGCCGGGTGATTTTGTAAACAAATGCGTTACACTTTATAACGACAAAGAAGCTCTTAAAAATATGAGCAAGGCAGCAGATGATTATGTAAAGAATAAACACAGTATAGAAGCGGTTTGGGACATAATAAGGGAAGATTTTTAG